Proteins from a genomic interval of Solidesulfovibrio sp.:
- a CDS encoding acyltransferase family protein encodes MGGKPRLLFVDNLRLAVIALVVCLHAAVTYSGLGSWYYKETLPQGPATHLFFAVFQSFSQAFFMGALFLLAGYYAAASLRSKGTAAFVTGRLVRLGLPSLFYMAVMQPLMIYYLLNGVRVRIDVPFSVYYRGYLTSTAFPSGSGPMWFAVALLVFCLVYALASLGAHPGKPAAQPSRPPSAVVALLAAVIALGAFLLRLRWPIGTNVYNMQLGYFSQYMLLFCFGTVAYGRNWLAGMDAARGGRLVLAAVSGIPVLIALIVYSGAFDGNPALRGGWNWASAAFAVWESVTGVCMSVGLLGVLRARWNTQTPLVASLSACAFAVYVFHPPVLIGISLGLRHLALGAFAKFLLASALALPASFAVAWLARRTPLVRDMVRS; translated from the coding sequence ATGGGCGGGAAACCGCGCCTGCTCTTCGTGGACAACCTGCGCCTGGCCGTCATCGCCCTGGTCGTCTGCCTGCACGCGGCCGTGACCTATTCCGGCCTCGGCAGCTGGTATTACAAGGAAACGTTGCCCCAGGGCCCGGCCACACACCTTTTTTTCGCGGTTTTCCAGTCTTTTTCCCAGGCGTTTTTCATGGGCGCCCTGTTCCTGTTGGCCGGCTACTATGCGGCCGCATCGCTGCGCTCCAAGGGAACCGCCGCGTTCGTCACGGGGCGGCTCGTCCGCCTCGGACTGCCGTCGCTTTTCTATATGGCCGTGATGCAGCCCTTGATGATCTATTACCTTCTCAATGGCGTGCGGGTACGCATCGATGTCCCGTTTTCCGTCTATTACCGCGGCTACCTGACCTCCACCGCGTTCCCGAGCGGCTCCGGCCCCATGTGGTTCGCCGTGGCCCTCCTGGTGTTCTGCCTGGTCTACGCCCTGGCTTCGCTGGGGGCGCACCCCGGGAAGCCCGCCGCCCAGCCCTCCCGGCCGCCGTCGGCCGTGGTGGCGCTGCTTGCCGCCGTGATCGCGCTGGGCGCTTTTCTCCTGCGCCTGCGCTGGCCCATCGGCACCAACGTGTACAACATGCAGCTGGGGTATTTTTCCCAGTACATGCTTCTTTTTTGCTTCGGGACAGTCGCTTACGGCCGTAACTGGCTGGCGGGCATGGACGCGGCCCGGGGCGGGCGGCTTGTCCTTGCCGCCGTGTCGGGCATCCCGGTTTTGATCGCCCTGATCGTGTACAGCGGCGCCTTTGACGGGAACCCGGCCCTGCGCGGCGGGTGGAACTGGGCCAGCGCGGCCTTCGCCGTCTGGGAATCGGTCACGGGCGTGTGCATGTCCGTGGGGCTTCTGGGCGTGCTGCGCGCCCGCTGGAACACCCAGACGCCGCTTGTCGCGAGCCTGTCCGCCTGCGCCTTCGCGGTCTACGTGTTCCATCCACCGGTGCTGATCGGCATTTCCCTTGGCTTGCGCCACCTGGCCCTGGGCGCCTTCGCCAAGTTTCTGCTGGCCAGCGCCCTGGCCTTGCCGGCCTCCTTCGCCGTGGCCTGGCTGGCGCGCCGCACGCCGCTTGTGCGCGACATGGTCCGCTCCTAG
- a CDS encoding class I SAM-dependent methyltransferase: protein MTPELDSILRHLSVASDYWLVTDEFSAIEGFLDPIEGYALLLLARLGPGVGTIVEIGSFAGRSTAYLARGAKRGRREKVVAVDHFQGSPEHRPGGEHAAALVAGGTLRQAFEANLARVGLRDWVHVPGLGSAEAVAGWSHPVRLLFIDGDHSHAASRFDFESWSPFLVPRGLAVFHDIGTFDGVTAYYEELLAAGAYREVLSVGTLRAVARQD from the coding sequence ATGACACCCGAGCTCGACAGCATCCTGCGCCACCTGTCCGTCGCCTCGGACTACTGGCTGGTCACGGACGAATTTTCCGCCATCGAGGGCTTCCTCGACCCCATCGAGGGCTATGCCCTGCTGCTGCTGGCCCGGCTTGGCCCGGGCGTGGGCACCATCGTGGAGATCGGCAGCTTCGCCGGGCGCTCCACGGCCTACCTGGCCCGGGGCGCCAAGCGCGGCCGGCGGGAGAAGGTCGTGGCCGTGGACCATTTCCAGGGATCGCCCGAGCACCGTCCCGGCGGGGAACACGCCGCCGCGCTGGTTGCCGGCGGCACGCTGCGCCAGGCCTTCGAGGCCAACCTGGCCAGGGTCGGCCTGCGGGACTGGGTCCATGTCCCAGGCCTGGGCTCGGCCGAGGCCGTGGCCGGCTGGAGCCACCCCGTGCGCCTGCTTTTTATCGACGGCGACCACTCCCACGCCGCCTCGCGTTTCGATTTCGAGTCCTGGTCGCCCTTTCTCGTGCCCCGGGGGCTGGCCGTCTTCCACGACATCGGCACCTTCGACGGCGTGACCGCCTACTACGAGGAGCTGCTGGCCGCCGGGGCCTACCGCGAAGTCCTGTCCGTGGGCACGCTACGGGCCGTGGCCCGGCAGGACTGA
- a CDS encoding NAD-dependent succinate-semialdehyde dehydrogenase, whose amino-acid sequence MRLSNTELFREACLVNGQWVQAGGGETMAVTNPADGSLVGRVPQLDEAEIEGVIAAAAAAQKPWAKLAASQRAAVLEKWHALLVANADDLAAIITAEQGKPLAEARGEILYAASFIKWFAEEARRVYGDVIPAPTADKRLLVLKQPVGVCAAITPWNFPAAMITRKAGPALAAGCAMIVRPAAQTPFTALAIGELARQAGVPAGVLQVVTGQSRRIGGVLTQSDTVRKLSFTGSTEVGRTLMAQCAATIKRISLELGGNAPFIVFDDADLDEAVAGAIASKYRNAGQTCVCANRLYVQSGVYDAFAAKLAAAVAGMPIGRGNEPGVQIGPMIDSKAVEKVESHIADALAKGARVLLGGKRHALGGQFFEPTILADVTRDMLVAREETFGPLAPLFRFDTEEEVVAAANDTEYGLAAYFYTENARRAWRVAEALEYGLIGHNTGLVSNEVAPFGGVKQSGIGREGSKYGMEEYLEIKYICSCIG is encoded by the coding sequence ATGCGGCTTTCCAACACGGAGCTTTTTCGCGAGGCCTGTCTGGTCAACGGCCAATGGGTGCAGGCCGGCGGCGGCGAGACCATGGCGGTGACCAATCCAGCCGACGGCAGCCTGGTCGGGCGCGTGCCGCAGCTTGACGAGGCCGAAATCGAAGGGGTGATCGCGGCGGCCGCGGCGGCCCAGAAACCCTGGGCGAAACTCGCCGCCTCCCAGCGCGCCGCCGTGCTGGAAAAGTGGCACGCGCTGCTCGTGGCCAACGCCGACGACCTGGCCGCCATCATCACGGCCGAGCAGGGCAAACCCCTGGCCGAGGCCAGGGGCGAGATCCTCTACGCCGCCTCGTTCATCAAGTGGTTCGCCGAGGAGGCCCGCCGCGTCTACGGCGACGTCATTCCGGCGCCCACGGCCGACAAGCGGCTGCTCGTGCTCAAGCAGCCGGTGGGCGTATGCGCCGCCATCACCCCCTGGAACTTCCCGGCGGCCATGATCACCCGCAAGGCCGGGCCGGCCCTGGCCGCCGGTTGCGCCATGATCGTGCGCCCGGCCGCCCAGACGCCCTTCACCGCCCTGGCCATCGGCGAACTGGCCCGCCAGGCCGGCGTGCCGGCCGGCGTGCTGCAGGTCGTCACCGGCCAGTCGCGGCGCATCGGCGGGGTGCTGACCCAAAGCGACACGGTGCGCAAACTGTCGTTTACCGGCTCCACGGAAGTCGGGCGCACGCTCATGGCCCAGTGCGCCGCGACCATCAAGCGCATTTCCCTGGAACTCGGCGGCAACGCGCCCTTTATCGTCTTCGACGACGCCGACCTCGACGAGGCGGTCGCCGGGGCCATCGCCTCGAAATACCGCAACGCCGGCCAGACCTGCGTGTGCGCCAACCGACTCTACGTCCAGTCCGGCGTCTACGACGCCTTCGCCGCCAAGCTGGCCGCGGCCGTGGCCGGGATGCCCATCGGCCGGGGCAACGAGCCGGGCGTGCAAATCGGCCCCATGATCGATTCCAAGGCCGTGGAAAAGGTGGAAAGCCACATCGCCGACGCCCTGGCCAAGGGCGCCCGGGTGCTGCTCGGCGGCAAGCGCCATGCGCTGGGCGGCCAGTTCTTCGAGCCGACCATCCTGGCCGACGTGACCCGGGACATGCTGGTGGCCCGCGAGGAGACCTTCGGCCCGTTGGCGCCGCTGTTCCGTTTCGACACCGAGGAGGAGGTCGTCGCGGCGGCCAATGACACGGAATACGGCCTGGCCGCCTACTTCTACACCGAAAACGCCCGCCGGGCCTGGCGGGTGGCCGAGGCCCTGGAATACGGCCTGATCGGTCACAACACCGGGCTTGTTTCCAACGAGGTCGCGCCCTTTGGCGGCGTCAAGCAGTCGGGCATCGGCCGCGAGGGCTCCAAGTACGGCATGGAGGAGTACCTGGAGATCAAGTACATCTGTTCCTGCATCGGCTGA
- a CDS encoding sigma 54-interacting transcriptional regulator has protein sequence MPAPFTDADIVRSLAGPLLAVDADGRVTVANAAAKALLGAKAAVPGAALPLARPDLWAGVSACLEGGRPGCVAFDADGRPQSGNVVPILRDGRVVGASILCGERLSADAQLRSILDSVSDGIWICSGEGVILEINTASERLNSIAAKDYVGKDVACIVAEGMVDRSVTLEVLATGRQASMIQHITRSGKQLLVTGTPVLDATGAVSLVVVNERDVTELNNLRQGLQNARKVEERYRSELAELSLLELSQKDIVSHSPQMQRTMRTLLKLAQMDVSRVLLLGESGTGKGLLAKFLHRVSPRAQKAFIQINCPAVPENLFEAELFGYEKGAFTGAREGGKAGLIELAAGGTLFLDEVGDIPLSAQAKLLKYLDDHELRRLGGAEARLVECRVVAATNCDMDALVERRLFRKDLYYRLNTFLVRIAPLRERRDDIFGLAEFYLSQQNARHGKAKRLSLKAMRLLEAYDFPGNVRELVSLIQKAFVMSDDDDLTEALEEALAGDDGGAAAGGGPRPLAESMEQASQRRLREALAACRTTREMAAYLGVSQATVVRKLKRYGLHRD, from the coding sequence GTGCCAGCCCCCTTCACCGACGCCGACATCGTGCGCTCCCTGGCCGGGCCGTTGCTCGCCGTGGACGCCGACGGCCGGGTGACCGTGGCCAATGCCGCGGCCAAGGCCCTGCTCGGGGCCAAGGCGGCCGTGCCGGGCGCCGCCCTGCCCCTGGCCCGGCCCGACCTGTGGGCCGGAGTGTCGGCCTGCCTGGAAGGCGGCCGGCCGGGCTGCGTGGCCTTCGACGCCGACGGGCGGCCCCAAAGCGGCAATGTCGTGCCGATCCTGCGCGACGGCCGCGTGGTCGGGGCCTCGATCCTGTGCGGCGAACGGCTGTCCGCGGACGCCCAACTGCGCTCCATCCTCGATTCCGTGTCCGACGGCATCTGGATCTGCTCCGGCGAGGGCGTCATCCTGGAGATCAACACCGCCTCCGAACGCCTCAACTCCATCGCCGCCAAGGACTACGTCGGCAAGGACGTGGCCTGCATCGTGGCCGAGGGCATGGTCGACCGCTCGGTCACCCTGGAAGTGCTGGCGACCGGGAGGCAGGCCAGCATGATCCAGCACATCACCCGCTCGGGCAAGCAACTGCTGGTCACGGGCACGCCCGTGCTCGACGCCACGGGCGCGGTGTCGCTGGTGGTGGTCAACGAGCGCGACGTCACCGAGCTCAACAACCTGCGCCAGGGCCTGCAAAACGCCCGCAAGGTCGAGGAGCGCTACCGCAGCGAACTGGCCGAACTCTCGCTGCTGGAGCTGTCCCAAAAGGACATCGTCTCCCACAGCCCCCAGATGCAGCGCACCATGCGCACGCTTTTGAAGCTCGCCCAGATGGACGTCTCGCGGGTGCTGCTGCTTGGCGAATCCGGCACCGGCAAGGGCCTTTTGGCCAAGTTCCTCCACCGGGTGAGCCCCCGGGCCCAGAAGGCGTTCATTCAGATCAACTGCCCGGCCGTGCCGGAAAACCTCTTCGAGGCGGAACTGTTCGGCTACGAGAAGGGGGCCTTCACCGGGGCGCGCGAAGGCGGCAAGGCCGGGCTCATCGAGCTGGCCGCCGGGGGGACGCTGTTCCTCGACGAGGTGGGCGACATTCCCCTGTCCGCCCAGGCCAAGCTGCTCAAGTACCTCGACGACCACGAACTGCGCCGCCTGGGCGGGGCCGAGGCGCGCCTGGTGGAATGCCGGGTGGTGGCGGCCACCAACTGCGACATGGACGCCCTGGTGGAACGGCGGTTGTTCCGCAAGGACCTCTACTACCGGCTCAACACGTTTCTCGTGCGCATCGCGCCGCTGCGCGAACGCCGCGACGACATCTTCGGCCTGGCCGAATTCTACCTCTCCCAGCAAAACGCCCGCCACGGCAAGGCCAAGCGTCTGTCGCTTAAGGCCATGCGCCTGCTTGAGGCCTACGATTTCCCGGGCAACGTGCGCGAACTGGTGAGCCTGATCCAGAAGGCCTTCGTCATGAGCGACGACGACGACCTGACCGAGGCCCTGGAAGAGGCGCTTGCCGGCGACGACGGCGGGGCGGCGGCGGGCGGCGGGCCGCGTCCCCTGGCGGAATCCATGGAGCAGGCCTCCCAGCGCCGGCTGCGCGAGGCCTTGGCGGCCTGCCGCACGACGCGGGAGATGGCGGCCTATCTGGGCGTGAGCCAGGCCACGGTGGTGCGCAAGCTCAAGCGCTACGGCCTGCATCGGGATTGA
- the gabT gene encoding 4-aminobutyrate--2-oxoglutarate transaminase: MNTNDKAHDLQAMRDRYVPKGHPSATPFFVESASGALLRDVTGREFIDFVGGIGVLNVGHCNPRVVAAVKDQADKYLHTCSMITLYEPYVALAKRVCEAAAGPSPKKALFVNSGSEAVENTVKIARCHTGRAGVVSMKNAFHGRTLLAMSLTSKVKPYKYGFGPMAAEVYQYPYYAYCYRCPLGLSYPDCGAACAEKMREFFIGTAAAEQIACVIAEPVQGEGGFVVPPVEFFTKLKALCEECGIVFVADEVQSGFGRTSKMFAMEHFGIEPDLMSIAKSMGGGLPLAGVVGKAEIMDSVHVGGIGGTYGGNPLACRAGLAVLDAIEQDGLLAAAVRLGDTLQQRFEAWKDEFSLIGDARGLGAMRALEFVSDRATKTPCPEAAKGVVKYCQDHGLLVLSCGNFGNCIRALMPLVITDEQLSRGLDIMEQGIREVQKTLGK, encoded by the coding sequence GTGAATACCAACGACAAGGCGCACGATCTCCAGGCCATGCGCGACCGTTACGTTCCCAAGGGCCACCCCAGTGCCACGCCCTTCTTCGTCGAATCCGCCTCGGGCGCCTTGCTGCGCGACGTCACCGGCCGGGAATTCATCGACTTCGTCGGCGGCATCGGCGTTTTAAACGTCGGCCACTGCAACCCCCGCGTCGTCGCCGCCGTCAAGGACCAGGCCGACAAGTACCTCCACACCTGCTCCATGATCACCCTCTACGAGCCCTATGTCGCCCTGGCCAAACGCGTCTGCGAGGCCGCCGCCGGCCCTAGCCCCAAAAAGGCGCTGTTCGTCAACAGCGGTTCCGAAGCCGTGGAGAACACGGTGAAGATCGCCCGCTGCCACACCGGCCGCGCCGGCGTCGTGTCCATGAAAAACGCCTTCCACGGCCGCACCCTGCTGGCCATGTCGCTCACCAGCAAGGTCAAGCCCTACAAGTACGGCTTCGGCCCCATGGCCGCCGAGGTCTACCAGTACCCCTACTACGCCTACTGCTACCGCTGCCCCCTGGGGCTGTCCTACCCCGACTGCGGCGCGGCCTGCGCCGAGAAGATGCGCGAGTTTTTCATCGGCACCGCCGCCGCCGAACAGATCGCCTGCGTCATCGCCGAGCCCGTCCAGGGCGAGGGCGGCTTCGTCGTGCCGCCGGTGGAGTTTTTCACCAAGCTCAAGGCCCTCTGCGAGGAGTGCGGCATCGTCTTCGTGGCCGACGAGGTCCAGTCCGGCTTCGGGCGCACCTCGAAGATGTTCGCCATGGAGCACTTCGGCATCGAGCCCGACCTCATGAGCATCGCCAAGAGCATGGGCGGCGGCCTGCCCCTGGCCGGCGTGGTCGGCAAGGCCGAGATCATGGATTCGGTCCATGTCGGCGGCATCGGCGGCACCTACGGCGGCAACCCCCTGGCCTGCCGGGCCGGCCTGGCCGTCCTCGACGCCATCGAGCAGGACGGGTTGCTCGCCGCCGCCGTGCGCCTGGGCGACACCCTGCAACAGCGTTTCGAGGCCTGGAAGGACGAATTTTCGCTCATCGGCGACGCCCGGGGCCTGGGCGCCATGCGCGCCCTGGAGTTCGTCTCCGACCGCGCCACCAAGACGCCCTGCCCCGAGGCGGCCAAGGGCGTGGTCAAGTACTGCCAGGACCACGGCCTGCTGGTGCTGTCCTGCGGCAACTTCGGCAACTGCATCCGCGCGCTCATGCCCCTGGTCATCACCGACGAGCAGCTTTCGCGCGGCCTGGACATCATGGAGCAAGGCATTCGCGAGGTCCAAAAGACCCTCGGGAAATAG
- a CDS encoding ABC transporter substrate-binding protein, whose amino-acid sequence MKTGLKGSLLTCCLGAALGLALAASPAFAADKVVKIGNVEPLSGPSASVGVQGKQAREMAVEEINAAGGIKSLGGAKLELVYADSKSDPTVGVTETERLINTEKVNLMTGCWNSAVTYPATQVAERYGIPFVVPVAVRDTITERGFKNVFRVAAKDSWWVRDQFRFLKDMQDETGVKLKTIAFVFENGDWGTGFAEKWRELAKKDGYQVVLDEPYPSTATDLTPVVTKLKSANPDIVLLVSNAADAILLTNTMAEMQVKPKVVLASGGGHADPKFLENTGDTAYGLFDEVEWNTDVNKPGAKETNAKFKKKYGYDLTGESVDAYAAMYVIADALERAGSTDPAKVRDALAATKLTTGPAMIVSYDGVEFDKNGQNTNAGIVIVQVAKVDGKPERVTVWPKAARRAGYTPVFPANK is encoded by the coding sequence ATGAAGACAGGTTTGAAAGGATCGCTTCTGACGTGCTGCCTGGGCGCGGCCCTGGGCCTGGCCCTGGCCGCCTCGCCGGCCTTCGCGGCGGACAAGGTGGTCAAGATCGGCAACGTCGAGCCGCTTTCCGGCCCCTCGGCCTCGGTGGGCGTGCAGGGCAAGCAGGCCCGGGAAATGGCCGTGGAGGAAATCAACGCCGCCGGCGGCATCAAGTCCCTGGGCGGCGCCAAGCTCGAACTCGTCTACGCCGACAGCAAGTCCGACCCCACCGTCGGCGTCACCGAAACCGAGCGCCTCATCAACACCGAGAAGGTCAACCTCATGACCGGCTGCTGGAACTCCGCCGTCACCTACCCGGCCACGCAGGTGGCCGAGCGCTACGGCATCCCCTTCGTCGTGCCCGTGGCCGTGCGCGACACCATCACCGAGCGCGGCTTCAAAAACGTCTTCCGTGTGGCCGCCAAGGACTCCTGGTGGGTGCGCGACCAGTTCCGCTTCCTCAAAGACATGCAGGACGAAACCGGCGTGAAGCTCAAGACCATCGCCTTTGTCTTCGAAAACGGCGACTGGGGCACGGGTTTCGCCGAAAAATGGCGCGAACTGGCCAAAAAGGACGGCTACCAGGTCGTCCTCGACGAGCCCTACCCCAGCACGGCCACGGACCTCACCCCGGTCGTGACCAAGCTCAAGTCCGCCAACCCCGACATCGTCCTGCTGGTGTCCAACGCCGCCGACGCCATCCTTTTAACCAACACCATGGCCGAAATGCAGGTCAAGCCGAAAGTCGTGCTGGCCAGCGGCGGCGGCCACGCCGATCCCAAGTTCCTGGAAAACACCGGCGACACCGCCTACGGCCTCTTCGACGAAGTCGAGTGGAACACCGACGTCAACAAGCCCGGCGCCAAGGAAACCAACGCCAAGTTCAAGAAGAAGTACGGCTACGACCTGACCGGCGAGTCCGTGGACGCCTACGCCGCCATGTACGTCATCGCCGACGCCCTGGAACGCGCCGGCTCCACCGACCCGGCCAAGGTGCGCGACGCCCTGGCCGCGACCAAGCTCACCACCGGCCCGGCCATGATCGTCTCCTACGACGGCGTGGAATTCGACAAGAACGGCCAGAACACCAACGCCGGCATCGTCATCGTCCAGGTGGCCAAGGTCGACGGCAAGCCCGAACGCGTCACCGTCTGGCCCAAGGCCGCCCGCCGCGCCGGCTACACCCCGGTCTTCCCGGCCAACAAGTAA
- a CDS encoding branched-chain amino acid ABC transporter permease: protein MTAVIQATLNGIMMGAMYGLTALGLTLIFGVMKVVNFAHGSLLMVGMFSAYWLIKLTGIHPYLALLIVPPILYFFGYSLQDLVIKPVFKAERQVREPLTVIIVTTGVWYVLDNLALMLFGAEYRTVRTAISNKSFALGQFIISIPKFSGFVVAVATAVGLALFMRKTKIGMALRATSLDREAANLMGIDQYKVYNIAFGLGTAIAGIAGCVLIPFYYVYPSVGVVFDIRAFIIVVLGGLGSIPGALLGGLVIGLIESVFSQFMASTWTEAIIYAIFLVILFVKPSGFFGNKQDW from the coding sequence ATGACCGCGGTGATTCAGGCAACGCTCAACGGCATCATGATGGGCGCCATGTACGGGCTGACCGCCCTTGGCCTCACCCTGATCTTCGGGGTGATGAAGGTGGTCAACTTCGCCCACGGCTCGCTCCTCATGGTCGGCATGTTCAGCGCCTACTGGCTGATCAAGCTCACGGGCATCCACCCGTACCTGGCCCTTCTGATCGTCCCCCCCATCCTCTACTTCTTTGGCTACTCCCTCCAGGATCTGGTGATCAAACCCGTGTTCAAGGCCGAACGGCAGGTCCGCGAACCCCTGACGGTCATCATCGTCACCACCGGCGTCTGGTACGTGCTGGACAACCTGGCGCTGATGCTTTTCGGCGCGGAATACCGCACCGTGCGCACGGCGATTTCCAACAAGTCCTTCGCCCTGGGACAATTCATCATCTCCATCCCGAAATTTTCCGGCTTCGTGGTGGCCGTGGCCACCGCCGTGGGGCTGGCCCTTTTCATGCGCAAGACCAAGATCGGCATGGCGCTTCGGGCCACGAGCCTCGACCGCGAGGCGGCCAACCTCATGGGCATCGACCAGTACAAGGTCTACAACATCGCCTTTGGCCTGGGCACGGCCATCGCCGGCATCGCCGGCTGCGTGCTCATCCCCTTCTACTACGTCTATCCGTCCGTGGGCGTCGTCTTCGACATCCGGGCGTTCATCATCGTGGTCCTGGGGGGCCTGGGCAGCATTCCCGGCGCCCTGCTCGGCGGCCTGGTCATTGGCCTTATCGAATCGGTTTTTTCCCAGTTCATGGCCTCGACCTGGACCGAAGCCATCATCTACGCCATTTTCCTGGTCATCTTGTTCGTGAAACCCTCGGGTTTTTTCGGCAACAAACAGGACTGGTAG
- a CDS encoding branched-chain amino acid ABC transporter permease: MSRKQLDTSLLTLAALVAFGLPLVVTSPTYLQILILLFFYAYLTTAWNLVGGFAGVLPLGHSVFVGIGAYTSTILTLQYGVSPWIGMLLGGVLAAVVGVVIGLPTFRMRGAYFCLCTIAFAEGIRVMVENIDYLGPLHVNGPRGLLIPLKEASFWHYQFMSKLPYYYIILVMLLVVLALTWFISRSKIGYYLAAGGEEPEAAAALGVNVANCKLLAMALSCFFTALAGTFYAQLMLYFYPKGLMGLDLSFEIAFIALIGGRGTIAGPVIGALVLRPLNEFTRIYLSDMLPGLHLVIFGLILILVMLYKPQGLTAPLAAAYDRLARRITRDTTPKGEAA, translated from the coding sequence GTGAGCCGAAAACAACTCGACACCTCGCTGCTGACGCTGGCGGCCCTGGTCGCCTTCGGGCTGCCCCTGGTGGTGACCTCGCCCACCTATCTGCAAATCCTCATCCTGCTGTTTTTTTACGCCTACCTGACCACGGCCTGGAACCTGGTGGGCGGTTTCGCCGGCGTGCTGCCGCTCGGGCATTCCGTTTTCGTCGGCATCGGCGCCTACACCTCGACCATCCTGACCCTGCAGTACGGCGTCTCGCCCTGGATCGGCATGCTCCTCGGCGGCGTGCTCGCCGCGGTGGTCGGCGTCGTCATCGGCCTGCCCACCTTCCGCATGCGCGGCGCCTATTTTTGCCTGTGCACCATCGCCTTCGCCGAAGGCATCCGGGTCATGGTGGAAAACATCGACTATCTGGGTCCGCTGCACGTCAACGGCCCCCGGGGGCTGCTCATACCGCTTAAGGAAGCCTCGTTCTGGCATTATCAGTTCATGTCCAAGCTGCCGTACTATTACATCATCCTCGTCATGCTCCTGGTCGTTCTGGCGCTTACCTGGTTCATCTCCCGCTCCAAGATCGGCTACTACCTGGCCGCCGGCGGCGAGGAGCCGGAAGCGGCCGCGGCGCTCGGCGTCAACGTGGCCAACTGCAAGCTCCTGGCCATGGCGCTGTCCTGCTTCTTCACGGCGCTTGCCGGCACCTTCTACGCCCAGCTCATGCTCTACTTCTACCCCAAGGGGCTCATGGGCCTGGACCTGTCCTTCGAGATCGCGTTCATCGCGCTCATCGGCGGCCGGGGCACCATCGCCGGCCCGGTCATCGGCGCCCTGGTGCTGCGGCCCTTAAACGAATTCACCCGCATCTACTTAAGCGACATGCTGCCCGGCCTGCACCTGGTCATCTTCGGGCTGATCCTCATCCTGGTCATGCTGTATAAGCCCCAAGGCCTGACCGCGCCCCTTGCCGCCGCCTACGACAGGCTCGCCCGCAGGATCACCCGTGACACGACGCCCAAGGGAGAAGCCGCATGA
- a CDS encoding ABC transporter ATP-binding protein yields the protein MSNILEISGLTKHFGGLTAVSTLDLHMKQGEILALIGPNGAGKSTVFNLVAGVYAPSEGTIRFKGQVINGRKPWDLCKLGLARTFQIVKPFAPKTVLYNVMVGAFLHTGSTAKARDKAEEVMATLGLAHLRDRLAGSLTIADRKRLEIGKALATNPDLLLLDEVMAGLRPTEVDDMIAVIRGLRDRGVTVFVIEHIMRAVMALSDRVVVIHFGQKIAEGTPEAVTRDENVIKAYLGGDYDAA from the coding sequence ATGAGCAACATCCTCGAAATCTCCGGCCTCACCAAGCACTTCGGGGGGCTGACCGCCGTGAGCACCCTGGACCTGCACATGAAGCAGGGCGAGATCCTGGCGCTCATCGGCCCCAACGGCGCCGGCAAGTCCACGGTCTTCAACCTGGTGGCCGGGGTCTACGCCCCTTCCGAAGGCACCATCCGCTTCAAGGGCCAGGTGATAAACGGTCGCAAGCCCTGGGACCTGTGCAAACTGGGGCTGGCCCGCACCTTCCAGATCGTCAAGCCCTTCGCCCCCAAGACGGTGCTGTACAACGTCATGGTCGGGGCTTTTTTGCACACGGGTTCCACGGCCAAGGCCCGGGACAAGGCCGAGGAGGTCATGGCCACCCTGGGACTCGCCCACCTGCGCGACCGCCTGGCCGGCAGCCTGACCATCGCCGACCGCAAGCGCCTGGAGATCGGCAAGGCCCTGGCCACCAACCCCGACCTGCTGCTCCTCGACGAGGTCATGGCCGGGCTGCGCCCCACCGAAGTCGACGACATGATCGCCGTCATCCGGGGCCTGCGCGACCGGGGCGTGACCGTTTTCGTCATCGAGCACATCATGCGGGCGGTCATGGCCCTGTCCGACCGGGTGGTGGTCATCCACTTCGGCCAGAAGATCGCCGAGGGCACGCCCGAGGCCGTGACCAGGGACGAGAACGTCATCAAGGCCTATCTCGGGGGAGACTATGACGCTGCTTAG